From the genome of Zonotrichia leucophrys gambelii isolate GWCS_2022_RI chromosome 24, RI_Zleu_2.0, whole genome shotgun sequence, one region includes:
- the KCNJ1 gene encoding ATP-sensitive inward rectifier potassium channel 1, producing MFSYLRERFSSRLRERSRRRARLVSKDGRCNIEFGNVEQSRFVFLIDIWTTILDLRWRYKMTIFISAFLGSWFLFGLLWYVVAYIHKDLPEFNPSFNHTPCVENINGLTSAFLFSLETQVTIGYGFRCVTEQCATAIFLLIFQSILGVIINSFMCGAILAKISRSKNRAKTITFSKNAVISKRGGKLCLLIRVANLRKSLLIGSHIYGKLLRTTITPEGETIILDQVNIEFLVDAGNENLFFISPLTIYHIIDKNSPFFHMAAETLLQQDFELVVFLDGTVEATSATCQVRTSYIPEEVLWGYRFAPIVSKTKEGKYRVDFQNFSKTVAVETPHCAFCLYNEKEAKAKEKKGYDNPGFVLSEVNETSDTKM from the coding sequence atgtTCAGCTACCTCCGGGAGCGCTTCAGCAGCCGCCTCCGGGAGCGCAGCCGGCGCCGCGCCAGGCTCGTCTCCAAGGATGGCAGGTGCAACATCGAGTTTGGCAACGTGGAGCAGTCCAGGTTTGTCTTCCTGATCGACATATGGACAACCATCCTGGACCTCAGGTGGAGGTACAAGATGACCATCTTCATCTCGGCCTTCCTGGGCAGCTGGTTCCTGTTTGGGCTGCTCTGGTACGTCGTGGCCTACATCCACAAGGACCTGCCCGAGTTCAACCCCTCCTTCAACCACACCCCCTGTGTGGAGAACATCAATGGCCTCACCTCAGccttcctcttctccctggAGACCCAGGTGACCATCGGGTACGGCTTCAGGTGTGTCACGGAGCAGTGCGCCACTGCCATCTTCCTGCTCATCTTCCAGTCCATCCTGGGCGTCATCATCAACTCCTTCATGTGTGGGGCCATCCTGGCCAAGATCTCCAGGTCCAAAAACCGGGCCAAGACCATCACGTTCAGCAAGAACGCTGTCATCAGCAAGCGTGGGGGGAAGCTCTGCCTCCTGATCCGCGTGGCCAACCTCCGCAAGAGCCTGCTGATCGGGAGCCACATCTACGGGAAGCTGCTGAGGACCACCATCACCCCCGAGGGGGAGACCATCATCCTGGACCAGGTCAACATCGAGTTCTTGGTGGACGCCGGCAACGAGAATCTCTTCTTCATCTCGCCCCTCACCATTTACCACATCATAGACAAGAACAGCCCCTTCTTCCACATGGCAGCAGaaaccctcctgcagcaggacttTGAGCTGGTGGTGTTCTTGGATGGCACCGTGGAGgccaccagtgccacctgccaggTGAGGACGTCCTACATCCCCGAGGAGGTGCTCTGGGGGTACCGCTTTGCTCCCATCGTGTCCAAGACCAAAGAAGGGAAATACAGAGTGGACTTCCAGAACTTCAGCAAGACAGTGGCCGTGGAGACTCCCCACTGTGCCTTCTGCCTCTACAATGAGAAGGAAGCCAAAGCCAAAGAGAAGAAGGGTTATGACAACCCTGGCTTTGTCTTGTCTGAAGTCAATGAAACCAGCGACACAAAAATGTAG